The Streptomyces sp. NBC_00691 genome has a segment encoding these proteins:
- a CDS encoding cell division protein SepF: protein MAGAMRKMAVYLGLVEDDGYDGRGFDPDDDFEPELEPEPERDRRHIAPPRQAEREEPVRVVQPPAPREPMSHSVPVLAESGRPARIAPVASITPERPSMEKNAPVIMPKVVSEREPYRITTLHPRTYNEARTIGEHFREGTPVIMNLTEMDDTDAKRLVDFAAGLVFGLHGSIERVTQKVFLLSPANVDVTAEDKARIAEGGFFNQS from the coding sequence ATGGCCGGCGCGATGCGCAAGATGGCGGTCTACCTCGGCCTCGTGGAGGACGATGGGTACGACGGCCGGGGCTTCGACCCCGACGACGACTTCGAACCCGAGCTGGAGCCGGAGCCCGAGCGCGACCGGCGCCACATCGCCCCCCCGCGACAGGCTGAGCGTGAGGAACCGGTACGAGTGGTGCAGCCTCCGGCGCCCCGTGAGCCGATGTCCCATTCTGTTCCGGTACTCGCCGAAAGTGGACGTCCGGCCCGAATTGCCCCCGTGGCATCCATCACACCCGAACGTCCCAGCATGGAGAAGAACGCACCCGTGATCATGCCCAAGGTCGTGTCCGAGCGGGAGCCCTACCGCATCACCACGCTGCACCCCCGGACCTACAACGAGGCCCGTACCATCGGGGAACACTTCCGTGAGGGCACCCCGGTGATCATGAACCTCACGGAGATGGACGACACGGACGCGAAGCGACTTGTCGACTTTGCCGCCGGACTCGTCTTCGGGCTCCATGGCAGCATTGAGCGCGTGACGCAGAAGGTGTTCCTGTTGTCGCCTGCTAACGTCGATGTCACGGCGGAGGACAAGGCCCGGATCGCAGAGGGCGGATTCTTCAACCAGAGCTGA
- the murD gene encoding UDP-N-acetylmuramoyl-L-alanine--D-glutamate ligase: protein MGSGQVTEQLDWNGKRVTVAGLGVSGIPAARVLHGLGALVTVVNDGDDERSRAQAAELEADGITVRLGDGATLPSGTELIVTTPGWRPDKPLFTAAAEAGVEIWGDVELAWRLRGPGAAPWLAVTGTNGKTTTVRMLASILEAAGLRTAAVGNIGVSLLDAVLGEEPYDVLAVELSSYQLHWAPSVRVHSGAVLNLAPDHLDWHGSMEAYAADKGRIYEGNQVACVYNVADRATEDLVREADVEEGCRAIGFTLGTPGPSELGVVEDILVDRAFVGNRQKNAQELAEVSDVQPPAPHNIANALAAAALARAFGVDAKAVRDGLKAFRPDPHRIELVEEVQGIAYVDDSKATNTHAAEASLAAYDPIVWIAGGLAKGAAFDELVQKSAKRLRGAVLIGADRALIREALARHAPEVPVVDLDRTDTGAMSEAVREATRLAHAGDTVLLAPACASMDMFTNYNKRGEAFADAVRALAATGDA, encoded by the coding sequence ATGGGCAGCGGACAAGTGACGGAACAGCTCGACTGGAACGGCAAGAGGGTCACCGTCGCGGGACTGGGGGTGTCCGGCATCCCGGCAGCCCGCGTCCTGCACGGTCTCGGCGCGCTCGTGACCGTCGTCAACGACGGCGACGACGAGCGCTCCCGGGCGCAGGCCGCCGAGCTGGAGGCGGACGGCATCACCGTCCGCCTCGGCGACGGGGCCACCCTGCCGTCCGGCACCGAGCTGATCGTCACCACCCCCGGCTGGCGGCCCGACAAGCCGCTCTTCACGGCCGCCGCCGAGGCGGGCGTGGAGATCTGGGGCGACGTCGAACTCGCCTGGCGGCTCCGGGGGCCCGGAGCGGCCCCCTGGCTGGCCGTCACCGGCACCAACGGCAAGACCACGACCGTCCGGATGCTCGCCTCGATCCTGGAGGCGGCCGGCCTGCGGACCGCCGCCGTCGGCAACATCGGGGTCTCGCTCCTCGACGCCGTCCTCGGCGAGGAGCCGTACGACGTGCTCGCCGTCGAGCTCTCCAGCTACCAGCTCCACTGGGCGCCGTCCGTCCGCGTCCACTCGGGCGCCGTGCTCAACCTGGCGCCCGACCACCTCGACTGGCACGGCTCCATGGAGGCGTACGCCGCCGACAAGGGCCGGATCTACGAGGGCAACCAGGTCGCCTGCGTCTACAACGTCGCCGACAGGGCGACCGAGGACCTGGTCCGCGAGGCCGACGTCGAGGAGGGCTGCCGCGCGATCGGCTTCACCCTCGGCACCCCCGGCCCGTCCGAACTCGGTGTCGTCGAGGACATCCTCGTCGACCGGGCCTTCGTCGGGAACCGGCAGAAGAACGCCCAGGAGCTCGCCGAGGTCTCCGACGTCCAGCCGCCGGCCCCGCACAACATCGCCAACGCCCTGGCGGCGGCCGCCCTGGCCCGCGCCTTCGGCGTCGACGCCAAGGCCGTACGCGACGGCCTGAAGGCCTTCCGGCCCGACCCGCACCGCATCGAACTGGTCGAGGAGGTCCAGGGGATCGCGTACGTCGACGACTCCAAGGCCACCAACACCCACGCCGCGGAAGCCTCGTTGGCGGCATACGACCCGATCGTCTGGATCGCCGGCGGCCTCGCCAAGGGCGCGGCCTTCGACGAGCTGGTCCAGAAGTCGGCGAAGCGCTTGCGCGGTGCCGTCCTGATCGGCGCGGACCGGGCCCTGATCCGCGAAGCCCTGGCGCGACACGCCCCGGAGGTACCGGTGGTGGACCTCGACCGGACCGACACTGGGGCGATGTCCGAGGCGGTCCGCGAGGCGACCCGGCTCGCCCACGCGGGGGACACGGTGCTCCTCGCCCCGGCCTGTGCCTCGATGGACATGTTCACCAACTACAACAAGCGCGGCGAGGCCTTCGCGGACGCGGTCCGCGCCCTCGCCGCCACCGGGGACGCCTGA
- the pgeF gene encoding peptidoglycan editing factor PgeF: MIGQRFDANGAHFAFTDRWGGVSAVPYEELNLGGAVGDTSEAVLANRALAAGALGLDPASVVWMNQVHGADVAEVEGPWGTDGIPSVDALVTARPGLALAVLTADCVPVLLADPVARVAAAAHAGRPGMVAGIVPAAVAAMIDLGADPARIVARTGPAVCGRCYEVPEAMRAEVAATEPAAWAETSWGTPAVDVAAGVLAQLDRLGVTDRQASTVCTRESGDHYSYRRDRTTGRLAGYVWLD; the protein is encoded by the coding sequence GTGATAGGACAGCGCTTCGACGCGAACGGCGCGCACTTCGCCTTCACCGACCGGTGGGGCGGAGTGAGCGCCGTTCCGTACGAGGAGCTCAACCTCGGCGGCGCGGTGGGGGACACCTCCGAGGCGGTGCTGGCCAACCGGGCGCTCGCGGCCGGCGCCCTCGGGCTCGACCCCGCGTCGGTGGTCTGGATGAACCAGGTGCACGGCGCCGACGTCGCCGAGGTCGAGGGGCCGTGGGGCACCGACGGGATTCCGTCGGTGGACGCCCTCGTCACCGCCCGACCCGGACTCGCCCTCGCCGTCCTCACCGCGGACTGCGTCCCCGTCCTCCTCGCCGATCCGGTCGCCCGGGTCGCGGCCGCCGCCCACGCCGGGCGGCCCGGGATGGTGGCCGGCATCGTTCCCGCCGCGGTCGCGGCCATGATCGATCTCGGCGCCGACCCCGCCCGTATCGTCGCCCGCACCGGCCCCGCCGTCTGCGGGCGTTGCTACGAGGTGCCCGAGGCCATGCGGGCCGAGGTCGCCGCGACCGAGCCGGCCGCCTGGGCCGAGACCAGCTGGGGCACCCCGGCCGTCGACGTCGCGGCCGGAGTCCTCGCCCAGCTCGACCGGCTCGGCGTCACGGACCGGCAGGCCAGTACGGTCTGCACCCGGGAATCCGGTGACCACTACTCGTACCGCCGCGATCGCACCACGGGGCGACTCGCGGGATATGTCTGGTTGGACTGA
- a CDS encoding cell division protein FtsQ/DivIB has protein sequence MAAGPTTAEKSGASESKRSSKGSPDGPSRAGTRNRRFRVPGTRVLLAVLAVLLLVSGGIWAFYGSNWFRVERVKTSGTSVLTPREVEAVAAVPMGAPLVTVDTDAIAARLREGFPRIESVEVVRSWPHGIGLKVTERKPVLLMEKGGKFTEVDGTGMRFATVDTAPRGVPRLVLDSASSPSLRRFDADRLLLEAVRVRGELPAEIARSTRVVRVTSYDSVTLELTRGRTVFWGSGEHGPVKARVLTALLKATPKAGHFDVSAPTAPASSGS, from the coding sequence GTGGCAGCCGGACCGACGACCGCGGAGAAGAGCGGCGCGAGCGAATCGAAGAGGTCGTCGAAGGGCTCGCCGGACGGTCCGTCCCGCGCGGGCACCCGGAATCGCAGGTTCCGGGTGCCCGGCACCCGTGTGCTCCTCGCCGTCCTCGCCGTTCTCCTGCTCGTGTCCGGCGGGATCTGGGCGTTCTACGGCTCGAACTGGTTCCGTGTAGAACGTGTGAAGACTTCCGGCACCTCGGTCCTGACCCCGCGTGAGGTCGAGGCCGTCGCCGCCGTCCCGATGGGCGCCCCGCTCGTCACGGTCGACACCGATGCCATCGCGGCGCGGCTGCGGGAGGGATTCCCGCGGATCGAGTCGGTGGAGGTCGTACGGTCCTGGCCGCACGGAATCGGGCTGAAAGTGACGGAACGGAAGCCTGTTCTCCTGATGGAAAAGGGCGGAAAGTTCACCGAAGTGGACGGAACCGGAATGCGGTTCGCCACCGTGGACACCGCTCCCCGCGGCGTACCCCGGCTCGTCCTCGACAGCGCCTCCTCGCCGAGCCTGCGCCGCTTCGACGCGGACCGCCTGCTCCTGGAGGCGGTGCGCGTCCGGGGTGAACTCCCGGCGGAAATCGCCCGGAGCACTCGTGTCGTACGCGTCACCTCGTACGACTCCGTCACTCTGGAGCTGACCAGGGGGCGGACCGTCTTCTGGGGCAGCGGCGAACACGGTCCCGTCAAGGCCCGCGTCCTCACCGCGCTCCTGAAAGCCACTCCCAAAGCGGGGCACTTCGATGTAAGTGCCCCCACGGCGCCCGCCTCGTCCGGGAGTTGA
- a CDS encoding YggS family pyridoxal phosphate-dependent enzyme, with protein sequence MTDRTSELAENLARVEARIAAACAAAGRPREEVTLIVVTKTYPASDVRILHGLGVRHVAENRDQDAAPKAAACADLDLTWHFVGQLQTNKVRSVVGYADVVQSVDRLRLVSSLSAAAEKEGRELGCLLQVALDAESGERGDRGGVAPDGIEELAAAVDAAPGLRLDGLMTVAPLSGPYAGRQRAAFDRLMDLSTALRATRPAANMVSAGMSADLEEAVAAGATHVRVGTAVLGVRPKLG encoded by the coding sequence ATGACGGACCGCACGTCGGAACTCGCCGAGAATCTGGCCCGGGTGGAGGCGCGTATCGCCGCCGCCTGTGCCGCCGCCGGGCGCCCGCGGGAAGAGGTGACGCTCATCGTGGTCACCAAGACCTACCCCGCGAGCGATGTGAGAATCCTCCACGGCCTCGGCGTACGGCACGTCGCCGAGAACCGGGACCAGGACGCCGCCCCGAAGGCGGCCGCCTGTGCCGACCTTGATCTGACCTGGCACTTCGTGGGTCAGTTGCAGACCAACAAGGTCAGGTCCGTGGTGGGTTATGCCGATGTGGTGCAGTCTGTCGACCGCTTGAGGCTCGTTTCCTCGCTCTCCGCGGCGGCGGAGAAGGAGGGTCGCGAGCTCGGCTGCCTCCTCCAGGTCGCACTCGACGCCGAGTCGGGCGAGCGGGGCGACCGCGGTGGCGTCGCGCCCGACGGGATCGAGGAGTTGGCGGCCGCGGTGGACGCGGCCCCGGGACTCCGGCTCGACGGGCTCATGACCGTCGCCCCGCTCTCCGGTCCGTACGCGGGGCGGCAACGCGCCGCCTTCGACCGGCTGATGGATTTGTCGACTGCCCTGCGCGCGACCCGTCCGGCTGCGAACATGGTGTCAGCAGGGATGAGTGCGGACCTCGAGGAGGCCGTCGCTGCCGGGGCGACACACGTACGCGTCGGTACGGCGGTACTCGGAGTCCGCCCGAAGCTCGGGTAA
- the ftsZ gene encoding cell division protein FtsZ: MAAPQNYLAVIKVIGVGGGGVNAINRMIEVGLKGVEFIAINTDAQALLMSDADVKLDVGRELTRGLGAGANPAVGRKAAEDHREEIEEVLKGADMVFVTAGEGGGTGTGGAPVVANIARSLGALTIGVVTRPFTFEGRRRANQAEDGIAELREEVDTLIVIPNDRLLSISDRQVSVLDAFKSADQVLLSGVQGITDLITTPGLINLDFADVKSVMSEAGSALMGIGSARGDDRAVAAAEMAISSPLLEASIDGARGVLLSISGGSDLGLFEINEAAQLVSEAAHPEANIIFGAVIDDALGDEVRVTVIAAGFDGGQPPARRDNIIGSVSAKREEPAPAPRHVETSRPLGGLGTVAPREEQAQPPAEPAPAVNETPLSPAPPVVPPARPYADSQAEELDVPDFLK, encoded by the coding sequence GTGGCAGCACCGCAGAACTACCTCGCAGTCATCAAGGTCATCGGTGTCGGCGGCGGTGGTGTCAATGCCATCAACCGAATGATCGAGGTCGGTCTCAAGGGCGTCGAGTTCATCGCCATCAACACCGACGCGCAAGCGCTGTTGATGAGCGACGCCGACGTCAAGCTCGACGTCGGCCGTGAACTCACCCGCGGCCTCGGCGCCGGGGCGAACCCGGCCGTCGGTCGCAAGGCGGCAGAGGACCACCGTGAGGAGATCGAGGAGGTCCTCAAGGGGGCCGACATGGTCTTCGTCACCGCCGGAGAAGGCGGCGGCACCGGCACCGGCGGCGCACCCGTCGTCGCCAACATCGCGCGTTCGCTCGGCGCCCTCACGATCGGTGTGGTCACCCGGCCGTTCACCTTCGAGGGCCGCCGTCGCGCCAACCAGGCGGAGGACGGCATCGCCGAGCTCCGCGAAGAGGTCGACACCCTCATCGTCATCCCCAACGACCGGCTCCTGTCGATCTCGGACCGCCAGGTCTCCGTGCTCGACGCCTTCAAGTCGGCCGACCAGGTGCTGCTGAGCGGTGTGCAGGGCATCACCGACCTCATCACCACCCCGGGTCTGATCAACCTCGACTTCGCCGACGTCAAGTCGGTCATGTCCGAGGCCGGTTCGGCCCTGATGGGCATCGGCTCCGCCCGCGGCGACGACCGCGCGGTGGCGGCGGCGGAGATGGCGATCTCCTCGCCGCTCCTCGAGGCCTCCATCGACGGCGCCCGTGGCGTGCTGCTCTCCATCTCCGGCGGCAGCGACCTCGGTCTCTTCGAGATCAACGAGGCCGCGCAGCTGGTCAGCGAGGCCGCCCACCCCGAGGCCAACATCATCTTCGGTGCCGTCATCGACGACGCCCTCGGCGACGAGGTCCGGGTCACCGTCATCGCGGCCGGCTTCGACGGCGGCCAGCCGCCGGCCCGCCGGGACAACATCATCGGCTCGGTCTCGGCCAAGCGCGAGGAGCCGGCCCCGGCCCCCCGCCACGTCGAGACCTCCCGCCCGCTGGGCGGCCTCGGCACGGTCGCCCCGCGCGAGGAGCAGGCCCAGCCTCCGGCCGAGCCGGCGCCGGCGGTCAACGAGACCCCGCTGTCGCCGGCACCTCCGGTCGTCCCGCCGGCCCGTCCGTACGCGGACAGCCAGGCCGAAGAGCTGGACGTCCCGGACTTCCTGAAGTGA
- the mraY gene encoding phospho-N-acetylmuramoyl-pentapeptide-transferase — MRQILFAGAIGLFLTLIGTPLLIKLLARKGYGQFIRDDGPRGHAGKKGTPTMGGISFILATLIAYALAKVITGEDPTYSGALVLFLMAGMGLVGFLDDYIKIVKQRSLGLRAKAKMAGQLIVGIAFAVLSLQFADLRGLTPASTKLSFITDFGWAIGPVLFVVWALFMILAMSNGVNLTDGLDGLATGASVMVFGAYTFIGLWQFQESCANAMTLTNPNACFEVRDPLDLAVVASALMGSCFGFLWWNTSPAKIFMGDTGSLALGGALAGLAICSRTELLLALLGGLFVLITMSVVIQVGSFKMTGKRVFRMAPLQHHFELKGWSEVLVVVRFWIIQGMCVIVGLGLFYAGWAADK, encoded by the coding sequence ATGAGGCAGATCCTCTTCGCGGGGGCCATCGGGCTCTTCCTGACCCTGATCGGCACCCCGCTGCTGATCAAGCTCCTCGCCCGCAAGGGGTACGGGCAGTTCATCCGCGACGACGGCCCGCGCGGCCACGCCGGGAAGAAGGGCACGCCCACCATGGGCGGCATCTCCTTCATCCTGGCCACGCTCATCGCGTACGCCCTGGCGAAGGTCATCACCGGTGAGGACCCGACGTACTCGGGCGCCCTGGTGCTGTTCCTGATGGCCGGCATGGGCCTCGTCGGCTTCCTCGACGACTACATCAAGATCGTCAAGCAGCGTTCGCTGGGCCTGCGGGCCAAGGCGAAGATGGCCGGCCAGCTCATCGTCGGCATCGCCTTCGCCGTGCTCTCGCTGCAGTTCGCGGATCTGCGCGGACTCACCCCGGCCTCCACGAAGCTCTCCTTCATCACGGACTTCGGCTGGGCCATCGGACCGGTGCTGTTCGTGGTCTGGGCGCTCTTCATGATCCTGGCCATGTCCAACGGCGTGAACCTGACGGACGGTCTGGACGGCCTCGCCACCGGCGCCTCGGTGATGGTCTTCGGCGCGTACACCTTCATCGGGCTCTGGCAGTTCCAGGAGTCCTGTGCGAACGCCATGACCCTGACCAACCCCAACGCCTGCTTCGAGGTGCGCGACCCGCTCGACCTCGCCGTCGTCGCCTCCGCGCTCATGGGCTCCTGCTTCGGCTTCCTGTGGTGGAACACCTCACCCGCCAAGATCTTCATGGGCGACACCGGCTCGCTCGCCCTCGGCGGCGCCCTCGCCGGTCTCGCCATCTGCTCCCGTACGGAGCTGCTGCTCGCCCTGCTCGGCGGCCTGTTCGTACTGATCACGATGTCCGTGGTCATCCAGGTCGGCTCGTTCAAGATGACCGGCAAGCGCGTCTTCCGGATGGCGCCACTCCAGCACCACTTCGAACTCAAGGGATGGTCCGAGGTCCTGGTCGTCGTCCGGTTCTGGATCATCCAGGGCATGTGCGTGATCGTGGGCCTGGGTCTCTTCTACGCGGGATGGGCAGCGGACAAGTGA
- the ftsW gene encoding putative lipid II flippase FtsW, with protein MPSKIAGTRGPSAVRGGGRAPASPRRPRGGGLRGLHERARKAWDRPLTAYYVIIGAGMLITALGLVMVYSASMITALRYELVPSYFFRKQFFAALLGTGLLLVASRMPVKLHRALAYPILVGAVFLMVLVQIPGIGHSVGGNQNWISLGGPFMLQPSEFGKLALILWGADLLARKNDMRLLTQWKHMLVPLVPGAFMLLGLIMLGGDMGTAIILTAILFGLLWTAGAPTRLFVGVLAVAGALGVLLIRTSPHRMDRFQCIGASDPGGEGAPCLQAAHGIYALASGGWFGSGLGASVEKWGQLPEAHTDFIFAVTGEELGLAGTLSVLALFAALGYAGIRVAGGTEDPFVRFAAGGVTTWITAQAVINIGAVLGLLPIAGVPLPLFSYGGSALLPTMFAVGLLIAFARQEPAAKAALAMRRPGWGKRAGVRWKSMRRRVKKRPSGER; from the coding sequence ATGCCGAGCAAGATCGCAGGGACACGCGGGCCCTCCGCCGTACGGGGCGGAGGGCGGGCCCCCGCGTCCCCGCGGCGACCCCGCGGCGGCGGTCTGCGAGGGCTCCACGAGCGGGCGCGGAAGGCCTGGGACCGGCCGCTCACGGCGTATTACGTGATCATCGGCGCGGGCATGCTCATCACCGCGCTGGGCCTCGTGATGGTCTACTCCGCCTCCATGATCACGGCACTCCGCTACGAGCTGGTGCCGTCCTACTTCTTCCGGAAGCAGTTCTTCGCCGCGCTCCTGGGCACCGGACTGCTTCTGGTCGCCTCACGGATGCCCGTGAAGCTGCACCGGGCCCTCGCCTACCCCATCCTGGTCGGCGCGGTCTTCCTGATGGTGCTCGTGCAGATCCCGGGGATAGGGCACTCCGTCGGCGGCAACCAGAACTGGATCTCGCTGGGCGGCCCGTTCATGCTCCAGCCCAGCGAGTTCGGCAAGCTGGCGCTGATCCTCTGGGGCGCGGACCTGCTCGCCCGCAAGAACGACATGCGGCTGCTCACCCAGTGGAAGCACATGCTGGTGCCGCTGGTCCCGGGCGCCTTCATGCTGCTCGGACTGATCATGCTCGGCGGCGACATGGGCACCGCGATCATCCTCACGGCGATCCTCTTCGGCCTGCTGTGGACCGCCGGAGCGCCCACCCGGCTCTTCGTCGGGGTGCTCGCGGTGGCCGGCGCCCTCGGTGTGCTGCTCATCAGGACGAGCCCGCACCGCATGGACCGGTTCCAGTGCATCGGAGCCTCGGACCCGGGCGGCGAGGGAGCCCCCTGTCTGCAGGCCGCGCACGGAATCTATGCTCTGGCGTCGGGTGGATGGTTCGGTTCCGGACTCGGTGCGAGCGTCGAGAAATGGGGCCAACTGCCCGAGGCGCACACCGACTTCATCTTCGCGGTCACCGGTGAGGAACTGGGTCTCGCGGGGACGCTGTCGGTACTCGCCCTGTTCGCGGCTCTAGGCTATGCGGGTATCCGCGTGGCCGGAGGCACGGAGGACCCCTTCGTGAGGTTCGCCGCGGGAGGTGTGACCACCTGGATCACGGCTCAGGCCGTGATCAACATCGGTGCGGTGCTCGGTCTGCTGCCGATCGCCGGTGTCCCGCTCCCGTTGTTCTCCTACGGTGGGTCGGCCCTGCTGCCGACCATGTTCGCCGTCGGGCTCCTCATCGCCTTCGCGCGACAGGAACCCGCCGCGAAAGCGGCCCTGGCCATGCGTCGCCCCGGATGGGGCAAGCGGGCCGGTGTGAGATGGAAGTCGATGCGACGGCGCGTCAAGAAGCGCCCGTCCGGAGAGCGGTGA
- a CDS encoding UDP-N-acetylmuramoyl-tripeptide--D-alanyl-D-alanine ligase, which translates to MIALSLAEIAEIVGGQAHDIPDPAARITGPVVIDSREVRAGSLFAAFAGEHVDGHDYAERAVAAGATAVLAVRPVGVPALVVDDVQAALGALARAVVERLGTDVVALTGSAGKTSTKDLIAQVLDRHAPTVWTPGSLNNEIGLPLTALRASDETRHLVLEMGARGIGHIRYLTGLTPPRIGLVLNVGTAHIGEFGGREQIAQAKGELVEALPSAEEGGVAVLNIDDPLVRAMASRTKARVTFFGEADEAAVRAENVRLTESGQPSFRLHTPTGCSDVTLRLYGEHHVSNALAAAAVAHELGMPVEEIATALSEAGTLSRWRMEVTERPDGVTIVNDAYNANPESMRAALRALAAMGRAAQARGARTWAVLGKMAELGDASLVEHDAVGRLAVRLNVSKLVAVGDREASWLQLGAYNEGSWGEESVHVSDAQAAVDLLRSELRPGDVVLVKASRSVGLEKVALALLDTEGEVAVR; encoded by the coding sequence GTGATCGCCCTCTCCCTCGCCGAGATCGCCGAAATCGTCGGCGGGCAGGCGCACGACATACCGGATCCGGCCGCCCGGATCACCGGGCCCGTCGTCATCGACTCCCGCGAGGTGCGGGCCGGCAGCCTGTTCGCGGCCTTCGCCGGTGAGCACGTCGACGGCCACGACTACGCGGAACGCGCCGTCGCGGCGGGCGCGACGGCCGTCCTCGCCGTCCGCCCCGTCGGCGTCCCCGCCCTCGTCGTCGACGACGTCCAGGCGGCGCTCGGGGCCCTCGCCCGAGCCGTCGTCGAACGGCTCGGCACCGATGTCGTCGCCCTCACCGGCTCCGCGGGCAAGACCTCCACCAAGGACCTGATCGCCCAGGTCCTCGACCGGCACGCGCCCACCGTCTGGACGCCCGGCTCGCTCAACAACGAGATCGGCCTGCCGCTCACGGCGCTCCGCGCGAGCGACGAGACCCGGCACCTGGTCCTGGAGATGGGCGCCCGCGGCATCGGGCACATCCGCTACCTGACGGGCCTCACCCCGCCCCGTATCGGCCTCGTCCTCAACGTGGGCACCGCCCACATCGGCGAGTTCGGCGGCCGGGAGCAGATCGCCCAGGCCAAGGGCGAGCTCGTCGAAGCGCTTCCGTCGGCCGAGGAGGGCGGTGTCGCGGTCCTCAACATCGACGATCCGCTGGTCCGCGCGATGGCGAGCCGCACCAAGGCCCGCGTGACCTTCTTCGGCGAAGCGGACGAAGCGGCCGTACGGGCCGAGAACGTCCGCCTCACAGAGTCCGGACAGCCTTCTTTCAGGCTTCACACACCCACCGGGTGCAGTGACGTGACCTTGCGCCTGTACGGTGAGCACCACGTGTCGAACGCGCTCGCAGCGGCCGCCGTCGCGCACGAGCTGGGCATGCCTGTCGAAGAGATCGCCACCGCGCTCTCCGAGGCGGGCACCCTGTCGCGCTGGCGCATGGAGGTCACCGAGCGTCCGGACGGCGTGACGATCGTCAACGACGCCTACAACGCGAACCCCGAGTCCATGCGAGCCGCCCTGCGCGCGCTCGCGGCCATGGGCAGGGCCGCACAGGCCCGAGGGGCTCGTACGTGGGCGGTGCTCGGCAAGATGGCCGAGCTCGGTGACGCATCGCTCGTCGAGCACGACGCGGTCGGACGGCTCGCCGTCCGGCTCAACGTCAGCAAGCTCGTGGCGGTCGGGGACAGGGAAGCGTCCTGGCTGCAACTGGGCGCATATAACGAGGGTTCGTGGGGTGAGGAGTCGGTGCACGTGTCCGACGCGCAGGCGGCTGTCGATCTGTTGCGCAGTGAGCTGCGCCCGGGGGATGTCGTCCTTGTGAAGGCGTCCAGGTCGGTCGGCCTCGAGAAGGTCGCCCTGGCGCTCCTCGACACCGAGGGCGAGGTCGCCGTCCGATGA
- the murG gene encoding undecaprenyldiphospho-muramoylpentapeptide beta-N-acetylglucosaminyltransferase: MHVVLAGGGTAGHIEPALALADALRRQDPSVGITALGTEKGLETRLVPERGYELALIPAVPLPRKPTPELITVPGRLRGTIKAAEQILERTKADCVVGFGGYVALPGYLAAKRLGVPIVVHEANARPGLANKIGSRYAAGVAVATPDSKLRNARYIGIPLRHTIATLDRARVRPEARAAFGLDPNLPTLLVSGGSQGARRLNEVVQQIAPVLQRSGIQILHAVGPKNEMPRVDNMPGMPPYVPVPYVDRMDLAYAAADMMLCRAGAMTVAELSAVGLPAAYVPLPIGNGEQRLNAQPVVKAGGGLLVDDAELSPQWVQGNVLPVLADPHRLYEMSRAAAEFGRRDADDLLVGMVYEAIAARRQA, translated from the coding sequence GTGCATGTCGTACTCGCCGGCGGGGGGACCGCCGGCCACATCGAGCCCGCGCTGGCCCTCGCGGACGCCCTGCGCAGGCAGGACCCCAGCGTGGGAATCACGGCGCTCGGCACGGAGAAGGGTCTGGAGACCCGGCTCGTGCCCGAGCGGGGCTACGAGTTGGCCCTCATCCCCGCCGTACCGCTGCCCCGCAAGCCCACCCCCGAGCTGATCACCGTTCCCGGGCGGCTGCGCGGCACCATCAAGGCGGCCGAGCAGATCCTGGAGCGCACCAAGGCGGACTGCGTGGTGGGCTTCGGCGGTTATGTGGCGCTGCCCGGCTATCTGGCGGCCAAGCGCCTCGGAGTGCCGATCGTGGTCCACGAGGCCAACGCCCGGCCCGGCCTGGCCAACAAGATCGGTTCGCGGTACGCGGCCGGGGTCGCCGTCGCGACTCCGGACAGCAAGCTCCGCAACGCCCGCTACATCGGCATTCCGCTGCGGCACACCATCGCGACCCTCGACCGGGCGCGGGTGCGCCCCGAGGCGCGCGCCGCGTTCGGGCTCGACCCGAACCTGCCGACGCTCCTCGTCTCCGGCGGCTCCCAGGGCGCCCGGCGGCTCAACGAGGTGGTCCAGCAGATCGCCCCGGTGCTCCAGCGCTCCGGCATCCAGATCCTGCACGCGGTCGGCCCGAAGAACGAAATGCCGCGCGTCGACAACATGCCCGGAATGCCGCCCTACGTGCCGGTACCGTACGTGGACCGGATGGATCTCGCGTACGCCGCCGCGGACATGATGCTCTGCCGCGCGGGCGCGATGACCGTCGCCGAGCTCTCCGCCGTCGGGCTGCCCGCCGCGTACGTGCCGCTGCCGATCGGCAACGGCGAACAGCGGCTCAACGCCCAGCCGGTGGTCAAGGCGGGCGGTGGCCTCCTCGTCGACGACGCGGAGCTGTCGCCGCAGTGGGTGCAGGGCAACGTCCTGCCCGTACTGGCCGATCCGCACCGGTTGTACGAGATGTCCCGCGCGGCGGCCGAGTTCGGCCGCCGGGACGCCGACGATCTGCTCGTCGGCATGGTGTACGAGGCGATCGCCGCGCGCCGACAGGCGTAG